A region from the Paenibacillus humicola genome encodes:
- a CDS encoding nitroreductase family protein, which yields MIGITDPDLRKKLAARANGAAVGGNGYLFIFCADLYRIMAAASPEDKAKMRANLSSSFFFQTAVLSAALALQNANLAAESMGLGTVIIGAVNSALPELDEWLNLSEFVIPMAGFAVGVPDEQPEQKPRLPQSVVFFENRYDPDMKESIAQYDRDMELYYEQRTDNKQKANWSQKFIGMLTADLPLGFYTEYIRRKGFALK from the coding sequence ATGATCGGCATCACGGACCCCGATCTGAGAAAAAAACTGGCAGCCCGGGCGAACGGCGCCGCCGTCGGCGGAAACGGGTATTTATTTATTTTTTGCGCCGATCTTTATCGGATCATGGCTGCGGCAAGCCCGGAAGACAAAGCGAAGATGAGAGCCAATTTAAGCTCGTCGTTCTTTTTTCAAACCGCCGTGCTCAGCGCTGCGCTCGCTTTGCAAAATGCCAATTTGGCGGCGGAGTCGATGGGGCTCGGAACCGTCATCATCGGAGCCGTCAACAGCGCTTTGCCGGAGCTTGACGAATGGCTGAATTTGTCGGAGTTCGTCATTCCGATGGCGGGATTTGCGGTCGGCGTTCCCGATGAGCAGCCCGAGCAAAAGCCGCGTCTGCCGCAGTCCGTCGTCTTTTTCGAAAACCGCTATGATCCCGATATGAAGGAAAGCATTGCGCAGTATGACCGCGATATGGAGCTCTATTACGAGCAGCGGACGGACAACAAACAGAAAGCCAATTGGTCGCAAAAGTTTATCGGCATGCTGACGGCCGACCTGCCTCTCGGCTTTTACACGGAATATATCCGCCGCAAAGGCTTTGCGCTTAAGTAA
- a CDS encoding carbohydrate ABC transporter permease — protein sequence MRRGDYTWAYLMIAPTMLGTLLFHIWPVLQSVYLSFTTWNSFGNYKWSGLDNYRRMAHDAEVWSSLGNTVVFTLITVPVGLALSTIAAVLLNQKIRGIPVYRTLYFLPVITMPAAIAMVWKWLYNGDFGLLNELLGLFSSAKVQWLTNPGLALYSTAAVAVWSAIGYNMIIILSGLQGIPSHLYEAASMDGAGGMRKFFSITLPMLSPTFFFLSVISIISTLQTFELVFMMIGANSPVIGRTQTIVYDFFKYAFLMNDKGYATSIAMLLFAIILVVTVIQFRVQKKWVHYE from the coding sequence ATGCGGCGAGGCGATTATACGTGGGCGTATTTGATGATCGCTCCTACGATGCTCGGGACCCTGCTGTTTCATATATGGCCGGTGCTGCAATCCGTCTACCTCAGCTTTACGACATGGAATTCGTTCGGGAATTACAAGTGGAGCGGGCTGGACAACTACCGGCGAATGGCGCATGACGCGGAAGTTTGGTCCTCATTGGGCAATACCGTCGTTTTTACGTTGATCACGGTGCCTGTCGGGCTCGCCTTGTCCACGATCGCGGCGGTGCTGCTCAACCAGAAAATCCGGGGCATTCCCGTTTACCGGACGCTGTATTTCCTGCCGGTCATCACGATGCCCGCGGCGATCGCCATGGTCTGGAAGTGGCTGTACAACGGCGATTTCGGCCTGCTCAACGAGCTGCTCGGCTTATTCTCGTCTGCCAAGGTACAATGGCTGACGAATCCCGGCCTCGCGCTTTATTCCACCGCGGCGGTCGCCGTCTGGTCCGCGATCGGGTACAACATGATCATTATCCTGTCGGGGCTGCAGGGAATTCCGTCCCATTTGTACGAAGCGGCTTCGATGGACGGAGCCGGCGGCATGAGAAAATTTTTCAGCATCACGCTGCCTATGCTCAGCCCGACCTTTTTCTTTTTATCGGTCATATCGATTATCTCGACCCTTCAAACCTTCGAGCTGGTGTTTATGATGATCGGGGCCAACAGCCCCGTGATCGGCAGAACGCAAACGATCGTGTACGACTTCTTCAAATACGCTTTCCTGATGAACGATAAAGGGTATGCAACGTCGATCGCCATGCTGCTGTTCGCCATCATTTTGGTGGTGACGGTCATCCAGTTCCGGGTGCAGAAAAAATGGGTTCATTACGAATAA
- a CDS encoding DUF3891 family protein: protein MIIREDMQQFTMIGQHDHAVLSGEIADRLVDGLFGGDAAQVRYAVRQHDRAWIRLDRTPVWNDREHRPFSFFDYPLPPKLVLYRLGVDEVEEADAYAALLCSLHYTSFIDIRSSDDPDCVEFTSLERERQDRIRSAIGDPDEKRVSQHLKLLQLCDNLSLYVGMNEPGAEKRSEHPWFRNGVGKLADGKMREASWIDNETIRITPWLIESDFTASLPLKRVSKDAVQRLGIQRAYAEAKQEVQTVTFTCR from the coding sequence ATGATTATCCGTGAAGACATGCAGCAGTTTACGATGATCGGCCAGCATGACCACGCGGTGTTGTCGGGCGAAATTGCCGATCGGCTGGTTGACGGGCTCTTCGGCGGGGATGCCGCTCAGGTGAGGTACGCCGTGCGTCAGCATGACCGGGCCTGGATCCGGCTCGACCGAACGCCGGTTTGGAACGACCGGGAACACCGCCCGTTCTCTTTTTTCGACTACCCGCTGCCGCCCAAGCTGGTTCTGTACCGGCTCGGTGTCGATGAGGTGGAAGAGGCGGACGCTTATGCTGCGCTGCTTTGCAGTCTGCATTATACATCCTTCATAGATATTCGCAGCTCGGACGATCCCGATTGCGTCGAATTTACTTCCTTGGAACGCGAACGCCAGGACCGGATCCGGTCGGCGATCGGCGATCCGGATGAGAAGAGAGTCTCCCAACATCTCAAACTGCTCCAGCTGTGCGACAACTTGTCGCTTTATGTGGGGATGAATGAGCCGGGGGCGGAAAAGCGCAGCGAGCATCCCTGGTTCAGAAACGGCGTCGGGAAGCTTGCGGATGGGAAAATGAGGGAGGCTTCTTGGATCGATAACGAGACAATCCGCATCACTCCGTGGCTGATCGAAAGCGATTTCACGGCATCGCTGCCGCTGAAACGCGTATCCAAGGACGCCGTTCAAAGGCTTGGCATCCAGCGGGCTTACGCCGAGGCGAAGCAGGAGGTACAAACCGTAACGTTTACGTGCCGGTAG
- a CDS encoding pyridoxal phosphate-dependent aminotransferase: protein MKPFAKARQSIRMNGIREIMNYAEGLSDVISLQIGEPSAATPLHIQEAAVRAMSEGYTHYTANAGLPSLREAISRRMRRDYRLDIPINRIVVTAGAVSALHLSLLALVEAGEEVLIPNPVYPNYEALVRMQGAVPVYYSTKEENGYLPVIEEIESLITPLTKAVIVNSPNNPTGTVYPKEVWEQLLSLARTYDLYILSDEIYDGLVFEGEHICPLALDPQLHDRVISIFGFSKVYAMTGWRLAYAIVPESLFPLICKLQEPVTTCASSISQKAGEAALDGPQDFVDEMRELYRRKRDLSCRLLKETNIPFTVPKGTFYIPINVQASGMTAQEFAVELLKSNRVMVAPCGSFGPGGEYLVRVCFAGDEKQLQEGLVRLGEFYASKTVHV from the coding sequence ATGAAGCCTTTCGCGAAAGCCCGGCAGAGCATCCGGATGAACGGCATTCGGGAAATCATGAATTACGCCGAAGGGTTGTCCGATGTCATTTCGCTTCAAATCGGGGAACCTTCCGCGGCGACGCCGCTTCACATTCAGGAAGCCGCGGTCCGGGCCATGAGTGAGGGGTATACGCACTATACGGCAAACGCCGGCCTTCCTTCCCTTCGCGAAGCGATTTCCCGAAGGATGCGGCGGGACTATCGGCTCGATATCCCCATAAACCGCATTGTCGTTACGGCCGGGGCGGTTTCCGCGCTCCATCTCAGTCTGTTGGCCCTGGTGGAAGCGGGAGAAGAGGTGCTGATCCCGAACCCGGTATATCCCAATTACGAGGCGTTGGTGCGGATGCAGGGCGCGGTACCCGTTTATTATTCGACGAAAGAAGAGAACGGTTATCTCCCGGTCATCGAAGAGATCGAATCGCTCATTACCCCGCTTACGAAAGCCGTCATCGTCAACTCGCCGAACAATCCGACCGGCACCGTGTACCCGAAAGAGGTATGGGAGCAGCTGCTGTCGCTTGCCCGGACCTATGATCTTTACATCCTGTCCGATGAAATCTACGACGGACTTGTTTTTGAAGGCGAACATATTTGTCCGCTGGCATTGGATCCGCAGCTGCACGACCGGGTAATCAGCATTTTCGGCTTTTCCAAAGTGTATGCGATGACGGGTTGGCGGCTGGCTTATGCAATCGTGCCGGAATCCCTCTTTCCGCTGATATGCAAGCTGCAGGAGCCCGTCACGACCTGCGCTTCCTCCATATCTCAAAAAGCGGGAGAAGCGGCTTTGGACGGGCCTCAGGATTTCGTGGATGAAATGCGGGAATTGTACCGGCGCAAACGCGATTTGTCCTGCCGGCTGCTGAAGGAGACGAATATCCCCTTCACCGTTCCCAAGGGAACTTTTTATATTCCCATTAATGTGCAGGCCTCAGGTATGACGGCACAAGAGTTCGCCGTGGAATTGTTAAAATCGAACCGGGTTATGGTTGCGCCATGCGGATCGTTCGGTCCGGGAGGGGAATATTTGGTGCGCGTTTGTTTTGCCGGAGACGAGAAGCAGCTGCAGGAAGGGCTCGTCAGACTCGGGGAATTTTACGCAAGCAAAACCGTTCACGTTTGA
- a CDS encoding ABC transporter substrate-binding protein yields MKKGMSLLLLCLIIILTACSQSGGGNGATSGTSGNGGSSNAGSNKPVTLRYGIWDENQAPAMKQIAAKFNETHPNITVNVEITPFDQYFQKLETSAAGNSMPDVFWMNPANFPKFASNDQLLPLSDYIASNNIDMNNYPKPLVDFFTYQDKVYGFPKDFDTIGLWYNKQLFDEAKVPYPDGTWDWNKLLDAAKKLTDPAKGVYGIGAAVDSGQTSYYNLILQNGGYVISDDRKSMGYDKPEAAQALQFWYDLIHKYKVSPTIAQMTDTTPESLFESGKLAMYTTGSWEAVAFNNTDLIKDKVDVAPLPQMVKKATIINGLGNVAAKNGKHTAEAWEFLKFLGSKEAAEIMGSTGTVIPAFNGTQDLWVKSMPNYKLQVFIDALSYAVNYPISMDFRSIQQTDTEQLTKAFSGQIPLPDALKAMTEKDNAMLAAEKG; encoded by the coding sequence ATGAAAAAAGGAATGTCTCTCCTGCTTTTGTGTCTGATTATCATCCTTACTGCATGCTCGCAATCCGGCGGCGGAAACGGAGCAACCAGCGGAACCAGCGGAAACGGCGGCAGCTCGAATGCCGGTTCCAATAAACCGGTCACGCTGCGGTACGGTATCTGGGACGAGAACCAAGCCCCGGCCATGAAGCAAATTGCAGCGAAATTTAATGAAACGCACCCCAATATTACCGTCAATGTGGAAATTACCCCTTTCGATCAATACTTTCAAAAATTAGAAACCTCCGCGGCAGGCAACAGCATGCCCGACGTATTCTGGATGAATCCGGCGAACTTTCCGAAATTCGCTTCGAACGACCAGCTGCTTCCGTTATCGGACTACATCGCAAGCAATAACATCGATATGAACAACTACCCCAAACCGTTGGTTGACTTCTTTACATATCAAGACAAGGTCTACGGTTTCCCCAAAGATTTCGACACCATCGGTCTATGGTATAACAAACAGCTCTTCGATGAAGCGAAGGTGCCCTATCCGGACGGAACGTGGGACTGGAACAAGCTGCTCGATGCCGCCAAGAAGCTGACGGATCCCGCCAAAGGCGTGTATGGGATCGGCGCTGCGGTCGACAGCGGTCAAACGTCGTATTATAACCTGATCCTGCAAAACGGCGGCTACGTCATCTCGGACGACAGGAAGTCGATGGGCTACGATAAGCCGGAAGCCGCCCAGGCGCTGCAGTTCTGGTACGATCTCATTCATAAATATAAAGTATCGCCGACGATCGCCCAAATGACGGATACGACTCCGGAGTCCTTATTCGAATCGGGCAAGCTGGCCATGTATACGACAGGCTCGTGGGAGGCGGTCGCCTTTAACAACACGGATTTGATCAAAGACAAGGTGGACGTGGCTCCGCTTCCGCAAATGGTCAAAAAGGCGACGATTATTAACGGGCTGGGCAACGTTGCCGCCAAAAACGGCAAACATACGGCCGAAGCCTGGGAGTTCCTGAAATTTCTCGGTTCCAAGGAAGCGGCGGAAATTATGGGCTCAACCGGAACCGTTATTCCGGCCTTCAACGGCACGCAGGACCTGTGGGTGAAATCGATGCCGAATTATAAGCTGCAGGTGTTTATCGATGCGTTATCTTACGCCGTCAACTACCCGATTTCGATGGATTTTCGCTCGATCCAGCAAACGGATACCGAGCAGCTGACGAAAGCGTTCTCCGGGCAAATTCCCCTGCCGGATGCGTTAAAAGCGATGACGGAAAAGGACAACGCCATGCTTGCAGCCGAGAAAGGATAG
- a CDS encoding YciI family protein, producing MKFVCLGYLDPAKMDARPKEEIDAVMQACQPHLERFYNSGRVVIDAGLSPDTKCLRRQNEKVIVTDGPFVESKEMIGSVFLIEARDMEEAVEIASLHPTTQIASGEQFGWRVEIRPIHYYKPFESKL from the coding sequence ATGAAATTCGTATGTTTGGGATATCTCGATCCCGCGAAAATGGATGCCCGCCCCAAGGAGGAAATCGACGCCGTCATGCAAGCTTGCCAGCCTCATCTCGAGCGGTTCTATAACAGCGGCCGCGTCGTGATCGATGCCGGTTTATCGCCGGATACCAAATGCTTGCGGCGGCAGAACGAGAAGGTGATCGTTACGGACGGACCTTTTGTCGAGAGCAAAGAGATGATCGGCAGCGTGTTCCTCATCGAAGCGCGCGACATGGAGGAAGCGGTCGAGATCGCCTCGCTGCATCCAACGACACAAATCGCTTCGGGCGAGCAATTCGGCTGGCGAGTCGAAATTCGCCCCATTCATTATTACAAGCCATTTGAATCGAAGCTGTAA
- a CDS encoding rhomboid family intramembrane serine protease — protein sequence MNQTKTHRYPIVLITVFLLTTVFTLLQFVYPEVLEQLRRNPAALERGEWWRVVTSLLVHADGWTQYALNMVCLLLIGYAAERLFGHGRFLLLYLAGGLIGQLAGYAGWDPFGAGASVGFCGVSGGICVAALSRTGRVNPVPCLVSIFFVVGLLISDLGNLYIGIVLIVAAGLVVPAAKRMKDARRGLEQIAGAATLAGALILLSLRDIHGAAIVGGACAALLLRLLGGKRGLIREKGGALL from the coding sequence ATGAATCAGACGAAAACGCACCGGTACCCGATTGTATTGATAACGGTTTTTCTGTTGACTACCGTATTCACGCTTCTTCAATTCGTTTACCCTGAGGTGCTGGAACAACTGCGCCGCAACCCTGCGGCGCTGGAGAGGGGGGAGTGGTGGCGGGTGGTGACGTCGCTGCTCGTTCATGCGGACGGATGGACGCAGTATGCGCTCAATATGGTGTGTCTCCTTTTGATCGGGTACGCCGCCGAACGCCTCTTCGGTCACGGACGTTTTCTTCTGCTCTATCTGGCGGGAGGATTAATCGGCCAGCTGGCCGGATACGCAGGCTGGGATCCGTTCGGAGCCGGCGCATCGGTAGGGTTCTGCGGTGTGAGCGGCGGAATTTGCGTGGCGGCGTTAAGCAGGACGGGACGTGTAAATCCGGTACCCTGTCTCGTCTCGATATTTTTCGTCGTCGGACTTCTGATCAGCGATCTAGGAAATCTTTATATCGGCATCGTGCTGATTGTGGCTGCCGGCCTCGTCGTACCCGCCGCGAAGCGAATGAAGGACGCCAGGAGAGGACTCGAGCAAATCGCCGGAGCTGCCACGCTTGCGGGCGCCCTTATCCTGCTCTCTCTCAGGGACATTCACGGCGCGGCTATTGTCGGCGGCGCCTGCGCGGCTTTGCTGCTGCGTTTGCTGGGAGGAAAGCGAGGGCTAATCCGGGAAAAGGGCGGTGCATTGTTATAA
- a CDS encoding TetR/AcrR family transcriptional regulator: MPRTKKQNEEIRRLRKEQLLRSALEVYVENGYAASDIGEIAKRAGLVRELAYYYFKDKKTLFRVLFQEMIGKADDYIRQLFNREGTVLEVLETYVETMLANTFEDRNNVLFFMRMGYDIHAVFDEGELEALRWPQLYMEQIVGLLGRGMETGEIRTMSPMLLALQMWSALEQAIRYLNEMKSTLEAEGKSRETIDSAISQHMRDAGSVCLAIVRNPHFTSP, translated from the coding sequence ATGCCGCGCACAAAAAAGCAGAACGAGGAGATTCGCCGGCTTCGCAAGGAACAGCTGCTGCGGTCGGCGCTCGAGGTTTATGTGGAAAATGGCTACGCCGCATCCGATATCGGTGAAATCGCCAAGCGGGCCGGTCTCGTCAGGGAGCTGGCCTATTATTATTTCAAGGACAAGAAGACGCTGTTTCGCGTTTTGTTTCAAGAGATGATCGGGAAAGCCGACGATTATATCCGGCAGCTTTTTAACAGGGAAGGTACCGTTCTCGAGGTGCTCGAAACCTACGTGGAAACCATGCTCGCCAACACGTTCGAGGACCGGAACAACGTCCTTTTCTTTATGCGCATGGGCTACGATATACACGCCGTCTTCGACGAGGGCGAGCTCGAAGCGCTGCGGTGGCCGCAGCTGTACATGGAGCAGATTGTCGGCTTGCTCGGCAGGGGAATGGAAACGGGCGAGATCCGGACAATGTCGCCGATGCTGCTTGCCCTGCAGATGTGGTCCGCGCTGGAGCAGGCGATCCGTTATCTGAACGAGATGAAAAGTACACTGGAAGCGGAAGGAAAATCCCGCGAAACGATCGATTCCGCCATTTCGCAGCATATGCGGGATGCCGGGTCCGTCTGTTTGGCGATTGTGCGTAACCCCCATTTTACGAGCCCTTGA
- a CDS encoding UDP-glucose dehydrogenase family protein translates to MKVLIIGTGYVGSTTAMVFAETGWQVTGLDIDASKIERLKKGDLHFHEPGLQDRIAEHVQSGRLRFTTDKEAAIAGHDVIFICVGTPAGADGSADMRYIRLAAEDIGRAMNGYKLVVVKSTVPVGTQEQVKAWIEAAQRQAYPFDAASNPEFLREGRAVEDALRPDRIVIGTDSPRAAEMLQTLYRSFSCPLIVTKPRAAELIKYASNAFLATKISYMNELAKLCDALEVNVKTVAEGMGLDARIGPGFLQAGLGYGGSCFPKDLSELVTTSNKHNSGLRILEQVMEVNRHQFAYLLGKARSRLGGFAGKRIAVLGLAFKPETDDIREAPALRIMEQLLLEQADVRLYDPVAVLPNRSPYQAVTVCAAIEDALMGADAVILCTEWSEFGRVDWEKAKPLLGQPHFYDGRNMMDAAQMRELGYDYYSIGNDH, encoded by the coding sequence ATGAAGGTATTGATTATCGGTACGGGTTATGTCGGTTCCACAACCGCAATGGTTTTTGCCGAAACCGGCTGGCAGGTGACCGGACTGGATATTGACGCTTCCAAGATTGAACGGCTGAAGAAGGGAGACCTGCATTTTCACGAGCCGGGTCTGCAGGATCGCATTGCCGAGCATGTGCAGAGCGGCCGGTTGCGGTTTACAACGGACAAAGAAGCGGCGATCGCCGGCCATGACGTCATCTTTATATGCGTCGGAACGCCGGCAGGGGCGGATGGAAGCGCGGATATGCGCTATATCCGGCTGGCGGCGGAGGATATCGGGCGCGCCATGAACGGGTACAAGCTCGTCGTTGTCAAAAGCACCGTCCCGGTCGGTACGCAGGAGCAGGTCAAAGCTTGGATCGAAGCGGCGCAGCGGCAGGCGTATCCCTTCGATGCTGCCTCCAATCCGGAATTTTTGAGGGAAGGCAGAGCCGTGGAAGACGCGCTGCGGCCCGACCGGATCGTGATCGGCACCGACAGCCCGCGCGCCGCGGAAATGCTGCAGACGTTATACCGGTCGTTTTCGTGTCCATTGATCGTAACCAAGCCCAGAGCCGCGGAGCTGATCAAATATGCGTCCAATGCGTTTCTGGCTACGAAAATTTCGTATATGAACGAGCTGGCAAAGCTGTGCGACGCGCTTGAAGTCAACGTTAAAACGGTAGCCGAAGGAATGGGGCTGGATGCGAGAATCGGTCCCGGCTTTCTCCAGGCCGGTCTTGGATACGGAGGCTCCTGCTTCCCCAAAGATTTGTCCGAGCTCGTCACGACCTCCAATAAACATAATTCCGGGCTTCGAATCCTGGAACAAGTGATGGAAGTCAATCGTCATCAGTTCGCCTATCTGCTCGGCAAGGCGCGGTCGCGGCTGGGAGGCTTCGCGGGCAAGCGCATTGCGGTTCTCGGGCTTGCTTTTAAACCGGAAACGGACGATATTCGCGAAGCGCCGGCTCTGCGGATTATGGAGCAATTGCTGCTGGAACAAGCGGACGTACGTTTGTACGATCCGGTTGCGGTTCTGCCGAATCGTTCCCCCTATCAAGCGGTGACGGTCTGTGCCGCGATTGAGGACGCTTTGATGGGCGCGGATGCGGTCATCCTGTGCACGGAATGGTCTGAATTCGGCCGGGTCGATTGGGAGAAAGCGAAGCCGCTGCTCGGACAACCGCATTTTTACGACGGTCGAAATATGATGGATGCGGCGCAAATGCGCGAGCTGGGGTATGATTATTACAGCATCGGTAACGACCATTGA
- a CDS encoding alpha/beta fold hydrolase — MTEYGQITDYETFELGDVRLQSGATLRGAKLAYKTHGTLNERKDNAILYPTSYSATHKNEEFRIGEEKALDPGKYFIIQVNMLANGLSSSPSNTPMPFNQARFPNVTVLDNVLCQHRLVTEKFGIERLALVVGFSMGAQQTFQWGAAFPDMVQRIAPICGTASTTPHNFVFIDGFTSALRADAAWNNGFYDKQPVIGIRAMGRVYAGWGLSQAFYYRRLYLEHGFSSLEDYIVTNWEGNFLKKDANNLLAMAWTWQHADIGMTPGCGGSREKALGSIKAKAMIMPGQTDLYFPPVDVEYEAQFIPGAEVRVIPSVYGHAAGGSLSPEDMAFVEKGLKDLLEME; from the coding sequence ATGACGGAATACGGGCAGATTACGGATTACGAAACGTTCGAATTGGGCGACGTCCGGCTTCAAAGCGGCGCGACACTGCGCGGCGCGAAGCTGGCCTACAAGACCCACGGGACGCTGAACGAGCGGAAAGACAATGCGATTCTTTACCCGACGAGCTACTCCGCGACGCATAAGAACGAGGAGTTCCGGATCGGGGAAGAGAAGGCGCTGGATCCGGGCAAATATTTCATCATCCAGGTCAATATGCTGGCGAACGGGCTGTCGTCTTCGCCGAGCAATACGCCGATGCCCTTCAATCAAGCGCGGTTCCCGAACGTAACCGTTCTGGACAACGTATTGTGCCAGCACAGGCTCGTCACCGAAAAATTCGGTATCGAGCGTCTGGCGCTCGTCGTCGGCTTTTCCATGGGAGCCCAACAAACGTTTCAATGGGGAGCCGCATTTCCGGACATGGTTCAGCGTATCGCGCCGATCTGCGGGACCGCTTCGACCACGCCGCATAATTTCGTATTTATCGATGGCTTTACAAGCGCTTTGCGTGCGGATGCCGCATGGAACAACGGATTTTACGACAAGCAGCCCGTTATCGGCATTCGGGCGATGGGCAGGGTGTATGCGGGCTGGGGACTGTCGCAAGCGTTCTATTACCGCAGGCTTTACCTTGAGCACGGATTTTCCTCGCTGGAGGACTACATAGTGACCAACTGGGAAGGCAATTTCCTGAAAAAAGACGCCAACAACCTGCTCGCCATGGCCTGGACCTGGCAGCATGCCGATATCGGCATGACGCCGGGCTGCGGCGGAAGCCGCGAGAAAGCGCTGGGAAGCATTAAGGCGAAAGCGATGATCATGCCGGGACAAACGGATTTGTACTTCCCGCCGGTCGACGTCGAATACGAGGCGCAATTTATTCCCGGTGCGGAAGTCCGCGTCATCCCAAGCGTTTACGGTCATGCCGCCGGCGGAAGTCTGAGCCCGGAAGACATGGCGTTCGTCGAGAAAGGGCTGAAGGACCTGCTGGAAATGGAATGA
- a CDS encoding acetamidase/formamidase family protein produces the protein MIREIRQPGTHSFVFSPYPEPIASVRPGETVAVYTIDAFGDLITSETDIPSKILGNHLNPQTGPIFIEGAEPGDTLAVHILDIEPTRDWAVSAHLPNFGGLTSTGLTRTLNEPLPEKVFMYRLEDKFAIHNERLKFPWRPFLGTIGTAPEIEAISALAPGNHGGNMDVPDTKPGNTVYLPVCVEGGYFFTGDCHAGQGDGELCGVALEIAAKVTLKFDLIKGASIAWPRIESPTELMVVGSARPMEDAARIAYAELIEWMMELGWDKWEAYQALTQIGKLYVGNMVDTNYSLVAKIDKAYAMLSS, from the coding sequence ATGATAAGAGAAATTCGCCAGCCCGGAACACACAGCTTCGTATTTAGTCCTTACCCGGAACCGATTGCGTCGGTACGTCCGGGAGAAACGGTGGCGGTATATACGATCGATGCGTTCGGAGACCTCATCACGTCTGAAACGGACATACCGTCGAAAATACTCGGAAACCACCTGAACCCTCAAACCGGACCTATCTTTATTGAAGGCGCGGAGCCCGGTGACACGCTTGCCGTCCATATCCTCGACATTGAGCCGACCCGGGATTGGGCCGTCAGCGCACACCTGCCGAATTTCGGCGGCCTCACCTCGACCGGCTTGACCCGGACGCTGAACGAGCCTCTGCCGGAAAAAGTGTTCATGTATCGCCTTGAGGACAAATTCGCGATTCATAATGAGCGGCTCAAATTTCCGTGGCGGCCGTTTCTGGGCACGATCGGGACGGCCCCGGAAATCGAAGCGATTTCCGCGCTGGCGCCGGGCAATCACGGCGGCAATATGGACGTGCCCGACACGAAACCAGGGAACACGGTCTATTTGCCCGTATGTGTGGAAGGCGGGTATTTCTTCACGGGAGACTGTCACGCGGGACAGGGAGACGGCGAGCTGTGCGGCGTGGCATTGGAAATCGCGGCCAAGGTCACCTTGAAGTTCGATTTGATCAAAGGAGCATCCATCGCGTGGCCGAGAATCGAGAGCCCCACGGAGCTGATGGTCGTCGGCAGCGCGCGGCCGATGGAGGATGCCGCGCGCATCGCGTATGCGGAGTTGATCGAGTGGATGATGGAGCTCGGATGGGACAAATGGGAGGCTTATCAAGCCTTGACCCAAATCGGCAAGCTATATGTCGGCAACATGGTCGATACAAACTATTCGCTGGTCGCCAAAATCGATAAGGCTTACGCAATGCTTTCGTCCTGA
- a CDS encoding MarR family transcriptional regulator gives MSETNEDFLKLTDRIQKSMLLLLASQTDDDSDKTWLMERTSNPRLKKLIPRQSVLSLHTLDIISRHKGIKGADIARELEVTKGAISKITRRQLEQELIQKSQLPSNLKEIYFAVTPLGAELAELHRQFHLEHDQKGLELFRSYDLQSLETVADFLEKLARLRDSDGE, from the coding sequence GTGTCCGAAACAAACGAAGATTTCCTGAAGCTTACAGACCGCATTCAAAAATCGATGCTTCTTCTCCTCGCGAGCCAAACCGACGACGATTCCGATAAAACGTGGTTAATGGAGCGCACATCCAATCCGCGCCTGAAAAAACTGATTCCCCGCCAATCCGTATTAAGCCTGCATACTTTGGATATCATCAGCAGGCATAAGGGCATAAAAGGGGCGGACATTGCGCGCGAGCTGGAAGTGACGAAGGGCGCCATCTCCAAAATCACCCGAAGGCAGCTCGAGCAAGAGCTGATTCAAAAAAGTCAGCTTCCGTCCAACCTCAAAGAAATTTATTTCGCCGTCACGCCGCTGGGCGCAGAGCTTGCCGAGCTGCATCGGCAGTTTCATCTGGAGCACGACCAAAAAGGTCTGGAGCTGTTCAGAAGCTACGATTTGCAATCCCTTGAGACCGTCGCGGACTTTCTGGAAAAGCTCGCCAGACTACGCGACAGCGACGGTGAATGA